From Pseudoalteromonas piratica:
TTTATCTCAATTAAAGCATCACAGGCTTTACAGGCATTGTCGAGAATATTGCCAAGCAATTCCATTAAATCTGTTTTATCACCCATAAATACGCTATCAGCATCGATGGATTGAATAAACTGAATGTTTTTGTCTCGGTAGACTTTACCCATGGCATTTAAAATAGCATCGAGTACTGGCTTTACTTTGGTCTGCTTTTTCCAAGTATCTGTGCCACCAGAAGCCGCTTTCTTTAGTTGATGTTCAATCATATTACTAATGCGGTCGAGCTGCTCTTGTCCATCGTCATGACGTGCCAGTTCGCTTGATTTTAAAACTGCTAATGGTGTTTTTAGGGCATGGGCTAGGTCACTCAATGAAGCGCGGTATTTATCTTTTTGCCGTTGTTGGGTTGCTAATAGTAAGTTGAGGTCTTGCTGTATTTTTTCCAGCTCTTCAGGGTACTCACCTGTGATTTGGTCGGCTTCGCCACTTTCGATGGCAACAATTTCTTTATCAAGACGCTTGAGCGGGTGACTGCTCCACAAAAAGCCGAGCATAATCAGCAAGCCCATTACTAGTGCAATTATGATTAACCAATAACGTAAGGTTTCGCGGAAGTCTTGCATCTGTGAGCGAATAGACTCCTCATCTTTCAACACTAGCACGGTGACTTGATATTCGATGCCGTCAGCATCCATTAAGAATAAAAAACTCAGTTGGCGGAATTCTTTGTCGAGTTCTTCAATTTTTGAAAAGTCTTTGACCCCAGGTGCACTGGCAACATGTTTGGGAATATATTGATAACCGAGGGTAGATTCGGATTGCCAAGCAATTTCTTTATTGAGGTAAATGTAGGCAAATGTTTCAGAGACAGGGCGGGTGAGCTCAGGGGCAATCAGATTAATCGGAGCCAGCTCACCTTGCTCGATTTCAACTTTGGCCATTAGTGAGTAAAGGTGCGCCTCAAGTGTGCGCTCCGTGTTATCCACCAAGCTTGCATAAAGTGCCTTACCAATTGAAAAAAACATGGCAGGCATTAGTATCAACAGCAAAAAGACAAGGATAAATCCTTGCCTAATTTTAAGTGATATACGATGGATCACAGCTTGCCGCTTAAGCGATAGCCACGCCCACGAAGGGTTTCAATGGGGGCGATAGAGCCATCGGGATCAAGCTTTTTACGTAATCGAAGTACAAACACTTCAATCACGTTTGAATCAAGATCGAAGTCTTGATCATAAATGTGTTCGGTTAATTCTGATTTTGAAATTACTTTTTCAGGGTTGACCATTAAGTATTCAAGCACTTTATACTCGTATGCGGTA
This genomic window contains:
- a CDS encoding ATP-binding protein; translation: MPAMFFSIGKALYASLVDNTERTLEAHLYSLMAKVEIEQGELAPINLIAPELTRPVSETFAYIYLNKEIAWQSESTLGYQYIPKHVASAPGVKDFSKIEELDKEFRQLSFLFLMDADGIEYQVTVLVLKDEESIRSQMQDFRETLRYWLIIIALVMGLLIMLGFLWSSHPLKRLDKEIVAIESGEADQITGEYPEELEKIQQDLNLLLATQQRQKDKYRASLSDLAHALKTPLAVLKSSELARHDDGQEQLDRISNMIEHQLKKAASGGTDTWKKQTKVKPVLDAILNAMGKVYRDKNIQFIQSIDADSVFMGDKTDLMELLGNILDNACKACDALIEIKIKQQGQKLIIDIADDGPGIPKDKIEELAIRGKRLDTYEHGHGVGMAIVSDLIEAYNGTMTISTSNLGGALFTLVFNYE